GGTTTTGTTTGGAATTTGGTGCCTGGTAATTGGTGCTTATTTGGTAATTGGTGCTTGGGATTTGGAATTTTATTTGTGGGGTCCCCCGATCCGATGCCACCCGAAGCATATCAGCGTTTCTGATTTTTCTTTCTCCACCTGTACGGTTCTTCGAAGGTCGGCTTGGGGGCGACCTTGGAGGCCTCGAGGATCTGCAGGGCGAACCCGGGCATGCCGTTGTCGCCGTAGTGTGAGACGGTCTCGTGGGCCAGCCCTCTCTTTACGATCATGACGCCGAGCAGCTCTCCGTCGAGCAGCACGTGGGCCAGCGTCCGGCCGTACTTGTCCTTCCCCGCGCGCACGATAAGCACCCTCTTCGCGCGCCTGATCGCATCCTCTGTGAAGGCGGCCGCCTCTCTGCCCCCTTCCTGGTCTCTTTGGATCCCGTGGCGCGGGTGGCTGATCTCAGGGGCGTCGATTCCGAGCACGCGGATGTCCTCGCCCGCGCACGAGAAGGTGTCGCCGTCGTCGAAATCGATCTTCTTCAGCGGGCACTGGAACGCATCGAGCTTCTTGTAGGGGCCCTTTTTCGCCGACCTGGAGTGGGCGGCGGGGGAGATGAGAAGGAAGGTCAAGGCTAAGGCTAAGGCTGAGGTTAAGGTTAAGGCTGAGCGAAGAGATTTGTTCAATTGCGCCTCACATGAATATGCGCTCGCACTCGTCGAGAGCTGCGTCTGCGTCCGCGACCGGCGTAACGCCCTTTATGTCCCATGTGCCTATGCCCAGCACCGGCTTGCCCGCGGCCCTCGCGAGCGCGATCTCGGACAGCGTGCCGTACGCGCCGCCGATGGCGATCAGGGCCTGTGCCGTATGCGCGATTATCGCGTTTCTCGCGTGGCCCATGTTGGTGGCCACGGAGATGTCCACGAAGCGGTTGGCGGCTGATGGGTCCGCCTGCGGCACTATGCCGACCACCGTGCCGCCGGCCTTGGATGCCCCGCGGGACGCGGCTTCCATGACGCCGGTGAGCCCGCCGGTGACCAGTATCCATCCGCGCCTGCCGATGAGCTCTCCTGCGCGCTCCGCGGCCTCCGCTTCCTTCACCGACGCCTTCGATCCTCCGATCACGCCTATTATCGTCTTCCTCATCATCCCTCCGCTTCTAGCCTCGCTCGCCTGTCCGCCAGCGCGCGCCATATCTTGAGAGGCAAGCTCTTCCTTATGTCAATCGCCTTGTGCGGGCACGCCTCGTGGCAGCAGAAGCACTGGATGCATCGGCGCTTCGCTATGACAGGCGGCCCCGATTCGTCCGGCCAGTCGATCGCCGACACCGGGCAGGAGCGCACGCACAGGCCGCAGTGCACGCAGCGAGATCGTGCGATCACCGGCTGCGCGTTGAGCCTCTTCCATATGAGGCGGGTGACGAAATGCGATATGCGCCAGTGGCGGATGCCCCTTGTGTAGGTCGCGGGGAGCGCAAAATCCGGCGTCCGAAGCCTCTCGATCGGGTCGCCGGCAATATCCAGCCCGTCGCTTTCGTTCCAAAGCCCTCTTTCAACTGCTATCCTTATTGTATCCACCTCCATGGGGGGGAGCCCGATCAGGGAACATGAGGCGCGATCTACCGCATGCATGTTCGTGCCCGCCACAATGACGCCCAGTTCGCGCAGCGGGCCGCCCGACGGTCCGTTGCCCTCCATAGCCACGATCCCGTCGACTATTGAGAGGTCGGGCCTCACCGTTTCCGCGACCCTTACGCACATCTCCGAGAACTCGTACGGCTTCGGGTTGCTCGCGTGCAGGGCGGACTTCTGGAGGCCGCAGATGCAGCCGTACATGTTCTTCACGGCGAGAGTCATGACCGTCAAGCTGTGGGTCTTGAACTTTGGCAGGTTGACGACGAAGTCCGCGGCGAGCGGGACCTTGGATATGAGAAATCCGGCGCGCTCCTCGCTGCCCGCAGCCTCGAACGGGCGCTCGATGAGCCCCTCGCGCCTGCAGGCATCGCGGATGCCCGTGGTCTCCCACACCTGGTCGATGGGATGCACGCCGTTGGGGCTGTCGCCAACCCAGACCGTGGCGCCGGCCGCCTTGAATATCCTGCCCGCCGCTGCGACGAACTCGGGGTGCGTGGTCGTCGCCATCGAAACCGCGAACGCGCCGAGCATGTTCGGCTTGAGCAGCACGGTCCTTCCGCGCACGGAGGCGAGATCGAAACCGGCCGCATCTATGGCCATTTTGATCGACGCCTCGAGAGCGGGGGGTTCGTAATCGCGCTGCCCTACTATCGCCACCCTGTGCTGCATGGACCGGATAATGCCTCGCCGCATCGCAGAATACAAGCGACTCTGAACACGGATTTTCAGTCGCCGGAGGGCGCCGCGCGGCCGATCAGGGAGGCGATGGATTCCGGGTAGGGCGGCCGTGCGACTCCGCGGTCGGTGATGATGGCGGTGACGAGCTCGGCCGGGGTCACGTCAAATGCTGGGTTGTAGACCTTGACGAGGTTCGGCGTGATCTGCACGGAGCCGATGTGCGTGATCTCGGCGGCGTCGCGCTCCTCGATCGGTATGTCGTCGCCGCCCGCGATCCCGGGATCGACGGTCGAGAGGGGGGCGGCCACGTAGAACGGGATCTCGTGTCGCCTGGCCAGCACCGCGACCTGGTAGGTCCCGATCTTGTTGGCCACGTCGCCGTTGGCCGCTATGCGGTCCGCGCCCACGATGCAGGCGCCGATCTTCCCCTGCCTCATGAGGCTGCCGGCCATTGTGTCGCTTATCACGGTGACCTCGATGCCGTGCTTCTGCAGCTCCCAGGCGGTCAGCTTAGCGCCCTGGAGCCTCGGGCGAGTCTCGTCCGCGTACACGTGTATCCGCTTGCCCGCTTCGTTTGCCGCGTAGATGATCCCCAGCGCGGTGCCGTAGCCCGCGGTGGCGAGCGCCCCTGCGTTGCAGTGGGTGAGCACGGTCATGCGGTCCCCGACGAAGGGCTGCCCGTTCCTCCCGATCCTGCGGTTGGACTCTATGTCCTCGGCGTAGATCGCGAGCGCCTCCTCCTTGAGGAGCCTCGTTATTTCAGCCGGGGGCCTGTCCTTGTTTGCCAGGGCGCAGGCCTTCATCCGGTCGACCGCCCAGAAGAGGTTGACCGCGGTGGGGCGGGTGTCGGCCATGCGGTTGCATACGACGATGAGCTTCTCGTAGAATGCGTCGAAACCCTCGACCCCTATCCCCATGGCTCCGAGCGCCACGCCCATCGCCGCCGCGACGCCGATCGCCGGCGCGCCGCGCACCACCATGTTCCGGATCGCCTGGGCCACGCCGAGGTAGTCCTCGAATGCTACGTATATCTCCTCGGTGGGGAGCCTGCGCTGGTCGAGCATCACCACCTTGTCGTCCTTCCACTCTATCGTCTTGATGAGGTCCACAGTCACTCCTTGTGATGAGTTTGCTGGCGGCATCAGCATCCTGCGCCGGCTCCCGCGAAAAAAAGTCCCCCTTTTTCCGATGAACCTGTAAAAAGGTGGCGCTTTTTTTCGCTCGCGCCGTCCCGACTCGCAGAGGCCGCACTCTATTTGAGTTTCCTTTTCAAAAGTTCGTTGACCAATTCCGGATTGGCCGTGCCTTCCGTCGCTTTCATTATCTGCCCGACGAAAAATCCTAACACCGCTTTCTTGCCGGAACGGTATTGTTCGAGCTGTTTGGGATTTGCTGCGATTGCATCATCGATGTGTTTCTCAATGATCTTTGAGTCTGTGTTTTGCTGAAGATTTTTCGACTCTATGAGGCCGCGAATATCAACTCCTTCCCCTCGATACATCGCGGCGAAAATTGTTTTCGCAGTCTTGCCGGATATGGTTCCATCTTCGATGAGTCCGATCAATTCTGCCAATTTCTCCGGCCCGATGGGACACGCGGCTATGCCTTCCTCGGACTCCTTGAGCTCGCGCAGGAGCTCCGAGATGATCCAGTTGGCCGCCTTCTTCGGAGGGGCGCCGCAGGCTGCCGTCTCCTCGAAGTAATCCGCGAGCCTCTTGTCCTCGGTCATGATGAGGGCATCCGCCTCTGTGATCCCGTAGTCCCTCGTGAAGCGCATGGCCTTGGCGTGGGCCAGCTCGGGGAGAGTCGCGCGCACGCGTCCGATCCATTTCTCGTCGACCGTCAGCGGCATGAGGTCCGGGTCGGGGAAGTAGCGGTAGTCGTGCGCCTCCTCCTTGCTGCGCATGGATTCGGTCCTGCCGGCCGCGTCGTTCCAGAGCCTTGTCTCCTGGACCACTTTCCCGCCGCCGTCCACGACCTTTATCTGGCGCTCGATCTCGTAGGCGACGGCCCTCTCGACCGCCTTGAAGGAGTTGAGGTTCTTCATCTCGGCGCGCGTGCCGAACTCCCTCTGGCCCACGGGCCTGATCGATATGTTGGCGTCGCAGCGGAAGTTCCCCTCCTGCAGGTTGCCCTCGCACACCCCGAGGTAGACGAGCACGTTGCGAAGCGTGCGCAGGTAGTCGCCCGCCTCCCCCGGCGAGCGCATGTCGGGGCCCGATACGATCTCGATGAGCGGGACGCCGCAGCGGTTGAAGTCGACGTGGCTCTTCTCCGGGTGGCCGTAGTCGTGCATGAGCTTGCCCGCGTCCTCCTCGAGGTGGATGCGGATGAGCGGGAACTCACTGTCGGTGCGCTTCGTCTTCACCTTCACCGAGCCGCCGGTGCACAGCGGCGACTCGTACTGGGATATCTGGTAGCCCTTGGGGAGGTCGGGGTAGAAGTAGTTCTTCCTGGCGAAGATGCTCCTTGCGTGGATCTTGCACCCGAGGGCCAGCCCCACCTTTATGGCCAT
Above is a genomic segment from Pseudomonadota bacterium containing:
- a CDS encoding thermonuclease family protein, with translation MTFLLISPAAHSRSAKKGPYKKLDAFQCPLKKIDFDDGDTFSCAGEDIRVLGIDAPEISHPRHGIQRDQEGGREAAAFTEDAIRRAKRVLIVRAGKDKYGRTLAHVLLDGELLGVMIVKRGLAHETVSHYGDNGMPGFALQILEASKVAPKPTFEEPYRWRKKNQKR
- a CDS encoding TIGR00725 family protein, with translation MRKTIIGVIGGSKASVKEAEAAERAGELIGRRGWILVTGGLTGVMEAASRGASKAGGTVVGIVPQADPSAANRFVDISVATNMGHARNAIIAHTAQALIAIGGAYGTLSEIALARAAGKPVLGIGTWDIKGVTPVADADAALDECERIFM
- a CDS encoding DUF362 domain-containing protein — protein: MAIVGQRDYEPPALEASIKMAIDAAGFDLASVRGRTVLLKPNMLGAFAVSMATTTHPEFVAAAGRIFKAAGATVWVGDSPNGVHPIDQVWETTGIRDACRREGLIERPFEAAGSEERAGFLISKVPLAADFVVNLPKFKTHSLTVMTLAVKNMYGCICGLQKSALHASNPKPYEFSEMCVRVAETVRPDLSIVDGIVAMEGNGPSGGPLRELGVIVAGTNMHAVDRASCSLIGLPPMEVDTIRIAVERGLWNESDGLDIAGDPIERLRTPDFALPATYTRGIRHWRISHFVTRLIWKRLNAQPVIARSRCVHCGLCVRSCPVSAIDWPDESGPPVIAKRRCIQCFCCHEACPHKAIDIRKSLPLKIWRALADRRARLEAEG
- the mtnA gene encoding S-methyl-5-thioribose-1-phosphate isomerase, whose translation is MPPANSSQGVTVDLIKTIEWKDDKVVMLDQRRLPTEEIYVAFEDYLGVAQAIRNMVVRGAPAIGVAAAMGVALGAMGIGVEGFDAFYEKLIVVCNRMADTRPTAVNLFWAVDRMKACALANKDRPPAEITRLLKEEALAIYAEDIESNRRIGRNGQPFVGDRMTVLTHCNAGALATAGYGTALGIIYAANEAGKRIHVYADETRPRLQGAKLTAWELQKHGIEVTVISDTMAGSLMRQGKIGACIVGADRIAANGDVANKIGTYQVAVLARRHEIPFYVAAPLSTVDPGIAGGDDIPIEERDAAEITHIGSVQITPNLVKVYNPAFDVTPAELVTAIITDRGVARPPYPESIASLIGRAAPSGD
- the gatB gene encoding Asp-tRNA(Asn)/Glu-tRNA(Gln) amidotransferase subunit GatB, producing MARYEAVIGLEVHAQLATRSKMFCACASNLKDAPPNTTVCPVCTGHPGTLPTVNAGAVEMAIKVGLALGCKIHARSIFARKNYFYPDLPKGYQISQYESPLCTGGSVKVKTKRTDSEFPLIRIHLEEDAGKLMHDYGHPEKSHVDFNRCGVPLIEIVSGPDMRSPGEAGDYLRTLRNVLVYLGVCEGNLQEGNFRCDANISIRPVGQREFGTRAEMKNLNSFKAVERAVAYEIERQIKVVDGGGKVVQETRLWNDAAGRTESMRSKEEAHDYRYFPDPDLMPLTVDEKWIGRVRATLPELAHAKAMRFTRDYGITEADALIMTEDKRLADYFEETAACGAPPKKAANWIISELLRELKESEEGIAACPIGPEKLAELIGLIEDGTISGKTAKTIFAAMYRGEGVDIRGLIESKNLQQNTDSKIIEKHIDDAIAANPKQLEQYRSGKKAVLGFFVGQIMKATEGTANPELVNELLKRKLK